The Corvus moneduloides isolate bCorMon1 chromosome 18, bCorMon1.pri, whole genome shotgun sequence genome window below encodes:
- the ADORA2A gene encoding adenosine receptor A2a, protein MLVHGKDDFLSDIAYIILELIIAVLAILGNILVCWAVYLNSNLQNVTNYFVVSLAAADIAVGVLAIPFAITISTGFCAFFYGCLFIACFVLVLTQSSIFSLLAIAIDRIIAIRIPLRYNGLVTGSRAKGIIAICWVLSFIIGLTPMLGWHNRAQIEDLGSNRTSPINCSNSMVACLFEAVVTMEYMVYYNFFACVLLPLLLMFGIYLKIFMAARRQLKQMENKMVHGERSRSTLQKEVHAAKSLAIIVGLFAVCWLPLHIINCFTLFCPNCAHAPLWLMYLAIILSHANSVVNPLIYAYRIREFRYTFRKIISQHILGRKEPFKAGIASSRTSTHGGDTENASIRISEYALEVYTNGEIHRDPEKQDLNRCKAGLEWHQNGNALDLETNGHLPHSCKNGILSDACLNRELQSEELIDVQVSYSDLERAAFAAADVS, encoded by the exons ATGCTAGTACATGGGAAGGACGACTTCCTCTCAGACATAGCCTACATCATCCTGGAACTGATCATCGCAGTGCTGGCCATCCTGGGAAACATCCTGGTCTGCTGGGCCGTCTATTTGAATAGCAACTTGCAGAACGTCACCAACTATTTTGTggtgtccctggctgctgctgacatTGCCGTGGGCGTGCTGGCAATCCCCTTTGCCATCACCATCAGCACTGGCTTCTGTGCCTTCTTCTATGGCTGCCTTTTCATTGCCTGCTTTGTCCTGGTCCTGACTCAGAGCTCGATCTTCAGCCTCCTTGCTATTGCCATCGACAGAATCATTGCCATACGAATACCCCTCAG GTACAATGGCTTGGTGACCGGCTCTCGAGCCAAAGGCATCATTGCCATCTGCTGGGTGTTGTCCTTCATCATCGGCCTGACCCCAATGCTGGGGTGGCACAACCGCGCCCAGATCGAAGATCTGGGTTCCAACAGAACCTCTCCCATCAACTGCAGCAACAGCATGGTGGCGTGTCTCTTCGAGGCCGTGGTCACCATGGAGTACATGGTCTACTACAACTTCTTTGCCTGtgtgctcctgcccctccttctcaTGTTTGGTATCTACTTGAAAATCTTCATGGCAGCCCGGCGCCAGCTCAAGCAGATGGAGAACAAGATGGTACATGGGGAACGTTCCCGCTCCACGTTGCAGAAGGAAGTCCATGCAGCCAAGTCTTTAGCCATCATTGTTGGGCTGTTTGCAGTCTGCTGGCTTCCACTACACATTATTAACTGCTTTACCCTTTTTTGCCCAAATTGTGCCCACGCTCCCCTCTGGCTGATGTATCTGGCTATTATCCTGTCTCATGCTAACTCGGTTGTAAACCCCCTTATTTATGCCTACCGGATCAGGGAGTTCCGATACACCTTCCGTAAAATCATCAGCCAGCATATCCTGGGCCGGAAGGAGCCGTTCAAGGCGGGAATAGCCAGCTCCAGGACTTCCACCCATGGTGGGGACACAGAGAACGCCAGCATACGGATCAGTGAGTATGCACTAGAGGTATACACCAACGGAGAGATCCACAGGGATCCCGAAAAGCAGGACTTAAACAGATGCAAAGCTGGCTTGGAATGGCACCAGAATGGAAATGCTCTGGACCTGGAGACAAATGGGCATCTCCCACATTCCTGCAAAAATGGGATTCTCTCAGATGCATGCCTGAACAGGGAACTTCAGAGTGAAGAGCTAATTGATGTCCAGGTGTCTTACTCAGATCTGGAAAGAGCAGCCTTTGCTGCAGCTGATGTTTCCTGA